A stretch of the Denticeps clupeoides chromosome 6, fDenClu1.1, whole genome shotgun sequence genome encodes the following:
- the aifm5 gene encoding apoptosis-inducing factor 3, whose product MSRSEKHNPAPVLDLDSEESDEMTAAVCLDSDLQDGQMMEVEVGRHGVLLARCNGEFTVLGNQCTHYGAPLSRGALMGHKLRCPWHGSCFNVKTGDLEEYPGIDCLPKHKVKVENSKVYVTINKKSLHQTNRMKEMGGRVAGVSHTTLLLGGGPACLMCAETLRQERYGGRIIMVTRDDLLPYDKTRLSKVMDVENNSITLRREEFFQQFDIEVWFNKQVTSVNTEEKNVAFSDGGFQHYDQLLIATGCRAKGLDCPGADLDNVLMLETPADARRIHSACKDSRIVVVGTSFVGMEVASYMTDKAATITVIGSSELPYQRTLGPEIGKITMMMLAERGVKFYMNDSVKEVRREDKRVKEVVLKSGTVLPADVLIVGIGVLPNSGFLQGSGINMDNKKYVPVDKFMRTNVADVFCAGDLSSFPLKMAGQERVNIGHWQIAQAHGRVVALNMLHKQVELNSAPFYWTVLVGRTIRYTGYGEGYTELILKGKFEDLKFLALYIKGEEVVAAAGLNFDPAVSVVAERFSSGKVITRAEAESDDLSWLKLPTVEDQ is encoded by the exons ATCCAGCTCCTGTGTTGGATCTGGACTCTGAGGAGTCAGACGAGATGACTGCAGCAGTTTGTCTGGACTCAGACCTTCAGGATGGACA GATGATGGAGGTTGAGGTTGGTCGTCATGGCGTCCTTCTGGCACGATGCAATGGGGAGTTCACAGTGTTGGGAAACCAGTGCACTCACTACGGTGCTCCTCTCAGCAGAG GGGCACTTATGGGGCATAAGTTGCGTTGTCCGTGGCATGGATCCTGTTTCAATGTCAAAACTGGTGATCTGGAGGAGTACCCTGGCATAGACTGCCTGCCCAAACACAAG GTGAAAGTTGAAAATAGCAAAGTGTACGTGACAATAAACAAAAag TCGCTGCACCAAACAAATCGGATGAAGGAGATGGGTGGCAGAGTTGCAGGGGTCTCACACACCACACTGCTGCTGGGAGGAG GACCAGCCTGCTTAATGTGTGCTGAGACTCTTCGCCAAGAGCGATATGGTGGCAGGATCATCATGGTGACAAGAGACGACCTCCTACCTTATGACAAAACTCGACTTAGCAAG GTGATGGATGTTGAGAACAACAGCATCACCCTGAGAAGGGAAGAATTTTTCCAGCAGTTTGACATTGAGGTCTGGTTCAACAAACAG GTGACATCGGTGAATACTGAAGAGAAAAATGTGGCATTTAGTGATGGAGGTTTCCAACATTATGACCAGCTGCTCATCGCAACAGGGTGCAG GGCCAAAGGGCTTGATTGCCCTGGTGCAGACCTGGACAATGTCCTAATGCTGGAGACGCCCGCGGATGCCAGGAGAATCCACAGTGCCTGCAAGGACAGCAGAATAGTTGTTGTTGGCACTTCCTTTGTTG GCATGGAGGTGGCCTCCTACATGACAGACAAGGCTGCCACTATTACTGTAATTGGGAGCAGTGAGCTGCCGTACCAAAGGACCCTGGGACCAGAGATTGGAAAGATCACCATGATG ATGCTGGCTGAGAGGGGGGTGAAATTTTACATGAATGACAGTGTGAAAGAAGTTCGAAGAGAAGACAAGAGG GTAAAGGAGGTGGTACTGAAAAGTGGGACGGTGCTACCTGCAGATGTATtaattgtgggaattg GGGTTCTTCCAAATTCCGGGTTTCTGCAGGGAAGTGGCATTAACATGGACAACAAAAAATACGTCCCTGTAGATAAA TTTATGAGGACCAACGTAGCAGATGTGTTTTGTGCAGGAGATTTGTCATCATTCCCGCTAAAAATGGCAGGTCAAGAACGAGTCAACATCGGCCACTGGCAGATAGCACAAGCACACG GCCGTGTGGTTGCCCTCAACATGTTGCATAAGCAGGTGGAGCTGAACTCTGCCCCCTTCTACTGGACCGTCCTAGTGGGCAGAACCATCCGTTACACTG GTTATGGGGAAGGATATACCGAATTAATATTAAAAGGAAAATTTGAAGATTTGAAATTCTTAGCTTTATATATAAA gggtgaAGAAGTTGTGGCAGCAGCTGGACTGAACTTTGACCCCGCAGTTTCTGTGGTAGCAGAAAGATTTTCATCTGGCAAAGTCATCACTAGGGCAGAGGCAGA ATCAGATGACCTGAGCTGGCTGAAGTTGCCGACAGTAGAGGACCAATGA